A window from Pseudonocardia cypriaca encodes these proteins:
- a CDS encoding ABC transporter permease, giving the protein MGGTTGFIATFGRNDLRTVRRDSMLVTVMLGPFLYAAALWFLPAITGHVAREYAFDLVPYHSAIVSAFCVLGPPLLLGAVLALQLLDERDQNTLAALRVTPVPPATYTAYRAGSTIALTTFSVLASLTVSGQVDAWTLLLSVPIALTAGLLAPVLGLVMASLGRNKIEGLAVMRVIGLAVFTVPMIPFFILDSPWQLAFGVVPAYWPVRAFWSAFDGGTYGLYVAGGLLYNAALVGVLLRVATMRLR; this is encoded by the coding sequence ATGGGGGGCACCACCGGTTTCATCGCCACCTTCGGCCGCAACGACCTGCGCACCGTCCGACGCGACAGCATGCTCGTGACGGTCATGCTCGGCCCGTTCCTGTACGCGGCGGCGCTGTGGTTCCTCCCGGCGATCACGGGCCACGTCGCCCGCGAGTACGCGTTCGACCTCGTGCCGTACCACTCGGCGATCGTCAGCGCGTTCTGCGTGCTCGGCCCACCGCTGCTGCTGGGCGCGGTCCTCGCGCTGCAACTGCTCGACGAGCGGGACCAGAACACGCTCGCCGCGCTCCGCGTGACGCCGGTGCCCCCGGCCACGTACACGGCCTACCGCGCCGGCTCGACCATCGCGCTGACCACGTTCTCGGTGCTGGCCTCGCTCACCGTCTCCGGGCAGGTCGACGCCTGGACGCTCCTGCTGAGCGTGCCGATCGCGCTCACAGCGGGCCTGCTCGCACCCGTACTCGGGCTCGTCATGGCCTCGCTGGGGCGCAACAAGATCGAAGGCCTCGCCGTGATGCGGGTGATCGGGCTCGCGGTCTTCACGGTTCCGATGATCCCGTTCTTCATCCTCGACTCCCCGTGGCAGCTCGCCTTCGGTGTCGTGCCCGCGTACTGGCCAGTTCGGGCCTTCTGGTCCGCGTTCGACGGCGGCACCTACGGGCTCTACGTCGCGGGCGGCCTGCTCTACAACGCCGCGCTCGTCGGAGTCCTCCTGCGGGTGGCCACGATGCGGCTCCGCTGA
- a CDS encoding fluoroquinolone transporter permease encodes MSGVLPTAVRMDFRLQRRYGFWYATAFVVLLWIGVLQLVPDPLLGPAMPYLLMADLAFMMFFIAGAVFFEKGERTVFALVTTPLRFRHYLTAKLLTMSALALVTCVVVVLADYGPGVALFPFVAGVVLMTLLMLLTGFITAPLFPSISEWLLPSTLVLTVLNAPIVGYSGLYPHPAFSLVPTDGPLRLLGAAFHQVTLTGWQWTYAIGYPAVWIAGLCLLAKHVFHRHVVTSEGGR; translated from the coding sequence ATGAGCGGGGTTCTCCCCACCGCGGTGCGGATGGACTTCCGCCTCCAGCGGCGCTACGGGTTCTGGTACGCCACGGCGTTCGTCGTACTGCTCTGGATCGGGGTGCTGCAGCTGGTTCCCGACCCGCTGCTGGGCCCGGCCATGCCGTACCTGCTGATGGCGGACCTGGCGTTCATGATGTTCTTCATCGCGGGCGCGGTCTTCTTCGAGAAGGGCGAGCGCACCGTGTTCGCCCTGGTGACCACGCCGCTGCGGTTCCGGCACTACCTCACGGCGAAGCTGCTGACGATGTCCGCGCTCGCCCTCGTGACGTGCGTCGTGGTCGTGCTCGCCGACTACGGCCCCGGTGTCGCCCTGTTCCCGTTCGTGGCCGGCGTGGTCCTGATGACCCTGCTGATGCTGCTCACCGGGTTCATCACGGCCCCGCTGTTCCCGTCGATCAGCGAGTGGCTCCTGCCCTCGACCCTCGTGCTCACGGTCCTGAACGCGCCCATCGTCGGCTACTCGGGGCTCTACCCGCACCCCGCGTTCTCCCTGGTTCCCACCGACGGGCCGCTCCGGCTGCTCGGCGCCGCCTTCCACCAGGTCACGCTCACCGGGTGGCAGTGGACCTACGCCATCGGCTACCCGGCGGTGTGGATCGCGGGCCTGTGCCTGCTCGCGAAGCACGTGTTCCACCGCCACGTCGTCACCTCGGAAGGCGGCCGGTGA
- a CDS encoding ABC transporter ATP-binding protein encodes MPVIEVDNLTFRYPKTTAPAVKGMSFSVDRGEVFGFLGPSGAGKSTTQKILTGLLTGHGGRVAVWDRDPADWGSEYYQRIGVSFELPNHYQKLTALENLQFFASLYAGPTEHPMALLEAVELAAAADTRVAQFSKGMQMRLVFARALLHRPELLFLDEPTSGLDPVNARRVKDIVRELRGQGRTVFLTTHDMATAEELCDRVAFVVDGRIAALDTPTEHKVSRSRRTVRVTYRNGGRLEHEDFPLDGLADDENFRSLTSEHHVEALHSQEATLEDVFIDVTGRSLA; translated from the coding sequence ATGCCCGTCATCGAGGTCGACAACCTCACCTTCCGCTATCCGAAGACCACCGCACCGGCGGTCAAGGGGATGAGCTTCTCCGTCGACAGGGGCGAGGTGTTCGGCTTCCTCGGCCCCAGCGGCGCCGGGAAGTCGACCACTCAGAAGATCCTCACCGGGCTGCTCACCGGCCACGGCGGCCGCGTGGCGGTGTGGGACCGCGACCCCGCCGACTGGGGAAGCGAGTACTACCAGCGCATCGGCGTCTCGTTCGAGCTGCCCAACCACTACCAGAAGCTCACGGCGCTGGAGAACCTGCAGTTCTTCGCCTCGCTGTACGCCGGCCCCACCGAGCACCCGATGGCGCTCCTGGAGGCGGTCGAACTCGCTGCGGCCGCCGACACCCGCGTAGCACAGTTCTCCAAGGGCATGCAGATGCGGCTGGTCTTCGCCCGCGCACTGCTGCACCGCCCCGAGCTGCTGTTCCTCGACGAGCCGACCTCCGGTCTCGACCCGGTGAACGCGCGCCGCGTGAAGGACATCGTCCGGGAGCTGCGCGGGCAGGGCCGCACGGTGTTCCTGACCACGCACGACATGGCCACCGCGGAGGAGCTGTGCGACCGCGTCGCCTTCGTGGTCGACGGCCGGATCGCCGCGCTCGACACCCCCACCGAGCACAAGGTCAGCCGCAGCAGGCGCACGGTGCGCGTGACCTACCGCAACGGGGGCCGGCTCGAGCACGAGGACTTCCCGCTCGACGGCCTCGCCGACGACGAGAACTTCCGCTCCCTAACCAGCGAGCACCACGTCGAGGCCCTGCACAGCCAGGAAGCAACCCTCGAGGACGTGTTCATCGACGTGACAGGCCGGTCGCTCGCATGA
- a CDS encoding GbsR/MarR family transcriptional regulator: MTRLSGSSEVAERLALALNQNGMQRMIARVLAAFLFSERESVTAAELGEQLGASAGSISGAITMLRTVGLIEPAPVPGSRRAHFRMRDDAWATMMSSQNAMIQVMQEIAEAGIASAPPDSPAARRLERMRDFYAYLFAELPALIDRWKEEQDT, from the coding sequence GTGACTCGGTTGAGCGGTAGCAGCGAGGTCGCCGAGCGTCTTGCGCTCGCGCTGAACCAGAACGGGATGCAGCGGATGATCGCCCGCGTGCTGGCGGCGTTCCTGTTCTCCGAGCGCGAGTCGGTGACCGCGGCCGAGCTGGGTGAGCAGCTCGGCGCGAGCGCGGGTTCGATCTCGGGTGCGATCACCATGCTCCGCACCGTCGGGCTGATCGAGCCCGCCCCGGTGCCGGGAAGCAGGCGCGCCCACTTCCGCATGCGGGACGACGCCTGGGCAACGATGATGAGCAGCCAGAACGCGATGATCCAGGTGATGCAGGAGATCGCGGAGGCAGGGATCGCGAGCGCCCCTCCCGACAGCCCGGCGGCTCGGCGGCTGGAGCGGATGCGGGACTTCTACGCGTACCTGTTCGCGGAGCTCCCCGCACTCATCGATCGCTGGAAGGAAGAGCAGGACACCTGA
- a CDS encoding SAM-dependent methyltransferase has product MNGRSASAQTAIGPMVIAAAERYTPLPQRLVDDELAALFLPPGVQWIVRACRWRPVRDLLVRATERSAPGMWGSILCRKRYADDAVTDALAAGFGQVVILGAGLDTRAYRLVGPAGAVAFELDQRANTDDKLRRLRVIYGRVPDRVRVIPVDLEVDDLTAVLSAAGFDSARPALFVWEAVTQYLTEEAVRATFMFLAKAPAGSRLIFTYVRSDYLDGTNLYGAGRLRDRMTGRYAVWKFGIAPRDVAALLREYGWAEREQVGPAEYAVRYLQPVGRDMPISEIERFVQAEKV; this is encoded by the coding sequence GTGAACGGCAGGTCGGCGAGCGCGCAGACCGCGATCGGCCCAATGGTGATCGCGGCGGCCGAGCGGTACACGCCGCTGCCGCAACGGCTCGTCGACGACGAGCTGGCCGCGTTGTTCCTCCCGCCCGGCGTGCAGTGGATCGTGCGGGCCTGCCGCTGGCGGCCGGTGCGCGACCTGCTGGTGCGTGCGACGGAGCGGTCCGCGCCCGGGATGTGGGGCAGCATCCTGTGCCGCAAGCGGTACGCCGACGACGCGGTCACCGATGCGCTCGCCGCCGGATTCGGCCAGGTCGTGATCCTCGGCGCCGGCCTGGACACCAGGGCATACCGGCTGGTCGGCCCCGCGGGGGCCGTCGCCTTCGAGCTGGATCAGCGCGCGAACACCGACGACAAGCTGCGCCGGCTGCGGGTGATCTACGGGCGTGTCCCCGACCGGGTCCGGGTGATCCCGGTCGACCTCGAGGTCGACGACCTGACCGCCGTACTGTCCGCTGCGGGCTTCGACAGCGCGCGACCCGCCCTGTTCGTCTGGGAAGCGGTCACGCAGTACCTCACGGAGGAGGCGGTCCGTGCCACGTTCATGTTCCTCGCGAAGGCGCCCGCCGGCAGCCGGCTGATCTTCACCTACGTCCGCTCGGACTACCTCGACGGCACGAACCTCTACGGCGCCGGGCGGCTGCGCGATCGGATGACCGGGAGGTACGCCGTCTGGAAGTTCGGCATCGCCCCCCGGGACGTCGCCGCGCTGCTGCGGGAGTACGGGTGGGCCGAGCGGGAGCAGGTGGGCCCCGCCGAGTACGCGGTGCGCTACCTCCAACCGGTCGGCCGCGACATGCCGATCAGCGAGATCGAGCGGTTCGTCCAGGCCGAGAAGGTGTGA